The sequence AGTAAGTGAGCAACGGCTTTTTTCATCACCCGAGCGCTCTTAACCACCTGTGGTAAAAACATCTTGCCCGAGCCAAAAAGGTCTCCGACTACATTCATTCCTGTCATCAGCGGGCCTTCGATTACTTGAATCGGTCGCTCAAATAATTGTCGTGCCTCCTCAGTATCCTCGACGATGTATTTATCAATCCCTTTTACCAAAGCATGGCTTAGACGTTCTTTTACTTCGAGGTTTCTCCACTCTTCGATTTGACCCTCTTTCGGTCCTGAGTCTTGAACATTTTCAGCAAATTCCAGTAATCGTTCAGTGGAGTCTTCACGTCGATTGAGCAATACATCTTCTACTCGAGTTAGCAATTCCTCGTCGATATCATCGTAGACTGTAAGCATCGAAGGATTGACGATTCCCATATCCATACCCGCTTTAATCCCGTGGTAAAGAAAAGAGCTGTGCATAGCTTCGCGTACCACATTATTTCCGCGAAAGCTGAACGAAACATTGCTCACTCCACCACTCACCAAAGCTCCGGGAAGGTTTGCTTTAATCCATTTTGTCGATTCAAAAAAGTCGACCGCATTGTTGTTGTGCTCGTCTATTCCTGTTCCAACGGGGAAAATGTTGGGATCGAAAATAATATCGGTCTTGGGAAAACCTACCTCCTCCGTGAGAATTTTGTACGATCGTCCGCAAATTTCTTTTCTGCGCTCGAGGCTGTCGGCTTGCCCCCTCTCGTCAAAAGCCATCACGATAACTGCGGCTCCATAGCGACGCAACTGTTTAGCTTGGTAGATGAACTCCTCTTCTCCCCCTTTGAGGCTGATGCTGTTTACGACCGCTTTTCCTTGCACGCACTTCAGTCCTGCCTCGATTATTGACCATTTGGAAGAATCGATCATGATAGGGATTCTGGAAATCTCGGGTTCAGAAGCTATGAGATTAAGGAACTTCACCATGGCCTTTTCGCCATCGAGCATTCCTTCATCCATGTTGACATCGAGAATTTGGGCACCACCTCTCACTTGTTCCAAGGCTACTTCAATCGCCTCATCGTATCGATCTTCCTTTATTAGGCGCAAAAACTTGCGGCTGCCCGTTACGTTAGTGCGCTCACCAACGTTAACAAAATTCGTTTCAGGAGTGACTACTAATGGCTCAAGACCACTTAATCTTAGCATAGGTTAGTGGATTTAAACGTTAGTCACTTCAGTATGAGCTACGAAACCCATTCTCGGTTTTCTATTCTTCGCAGCTTCTGCCAAAGCATGAATATGATCAGGAGTTGTTCCACAACAGCCGCCGACTATATTCAGAAATCCGGCTTCCAAAAACTCGCCAACCTCTGACGCCATTTCTTCCGGAGTTTGGTCGTATTCACCAAATTCATTCGGCAATCCGGCATTGGGATGTGCACTCACGGCAAATGGAGATTTTTCGGCAAGCACCTTCAAATAAGGTCGGAGCTGAGCTGCTCCCAAGGCACAATTCAAACCAATCGATAGTAGGGGCATGTGCTCGAGCGAAATTAGAAAGGCTTCCGTCGTTTGTCCGGAAAGGGTTCTGCCACTCGCATCCGTTATAGTACCTGATACCATAATCGGAAGTTCGAGATTGAGTTCGTCAAATACCTCATCTATAGCAAAAAGGGCTGCCTTAGCGTTGAGGGTATCAAATACCGTCTCCACCAAAAGCATGTCTACTCCGCCTTCGATTAGAGCTTTTGCCTGCTGGGCGTAATTTTCTTTAAGTTGGTCAAAAGTAACGGCGCGGTATCCGGGATCATTCACATCGGGTGAAAGGCTGGCCGTTCTATTAGTGGGGCCCATTGAGCCAGCTACAAATCGAGGTTTATCCGGTTCTTTCGCCGTAAAACTATCGGCAGCTTCTCTTGCCAGTCGCGCACTTGCCACGTTCAAATCATAGACGGCAGACTCCAAGTGATAATCAGCTTGGGCGATTTGAGTTGAGCTGAATGTATTTGTTTCTGCTATGTCTGCACCCGCCTCGAAATAGAGAGAGTGAATCTCTTTGATAATATCAGGTCGGGTGAGGCTGAGTAGATCATTATTTCCCTTTAGGGAATGTGGGTGATCTTTGAATCGATCACCGCGAAAATCTTCTTCTTCCAACGTGTGACGTTGAATCATGGTACCCATAGCACCATCCAAAACCATCACTCGATTCCTCAGTATATTCTTTATCTCGTTACCCGAAGGTTTCGGTTGCCTCATTATCTATGGAAAAAATGGATTAATGGATCTGATTGAATGAACGCCAAAATCCTCCGATCTCTTTTCGAAAGAAGACAAAAAGCAGCGTTCCAAGGAGGATGTAAGGGATTCCCATTAGGTAGATTATCCCATTGTTCAAGCCATTGGCCAATCCATAACCGGACTCCCCTTGAGCATTTTCTGCTACTGCCTTGCACATGGCGCATTGAGCAACAGAGTCGGTAGAAACCGAAAGCACCAGCATCAGTACCAAGAGAAACAACACGATTTTTTTCTTCCTATTCATCTACACAAAGTTACTAAACGTAGTAAGGTGAAATCATCAAATAAACCACAACTCCTGAGATGGCAACGTAGAGCCAAATCGGGAAAGTGATGCGTGCAATTTTACGGTGCTTGTCAAATTTTTCAGCAAGCGCTCGCACATATGTCAATAAAACTAATGGTATGATAATAATGGAGAGCAGAATATGCGAGATCAATAATGTGAAGTACACTGGGCGAATCCACCCTTCACCACCGAAAGAAGTAGAATCGCTGGTGCTATGATAAATCACGTATAGTACCAGAAACAAGGCAGAAAAGGCGATCGCCGAAGTCATTAACTTCTTGTGGGTTTCGATTTTCTTGTTTTTGATTGAGACAACACCTCCAATCAAGAACAAGGCGGTCAATCCATTTAATGTCGCATAAATGGGTGGTAAGAATGAAGTGTCGTAACCTTCAATTTTTACAGTAAACAAAATTGCTACAACGATAGGAACTGCTATCGAAAGAACAATAATCCACGGCTTACTCTTTTTCTCAACTCCTGCTCCTGTCATGAACTTACTTTTTCTGATTCCTTCAAGGTCTCTTCTTTCTTCAGCATTTTAATATCTGTTACCAGATCATCCACCTCCTTCGAACTGGTTCCGTCATAAAATCCACGGATGTGTCGAGCTCGATCTACTAATACAAACATGCTGGAATGCAAAAATCCTCCCGGTGCACCTGAATCTTCTTGTGTGCTCAGAAGGTATCCTTCGAAACCTTGCTGAAAAATCTCTTCCTGATCTCCGGTGACAAACGTCCATTTCTCGAAATCAGCGCCCTGCTCTTTTCCGTATTCCAAAAGAACTTCAGGTGTATCATTCGTAGGATTGACTGTATGCGACAAAAAAGAAACATCGTCATAGGCAGTATCCTCGAGCATCCACTGCAATCGAGCCATTTGTTTGGTCATAATCGGACAAATGGTGGGGCAAGTCGTAAAGAAGAAATCGACTACCATAATATCTCCCTCGAAATCTTGCATGGTGATAGTCTCACCAAATTGACTCGTAAAAGAAAAATCCGGAACGGTATGATAAATTGTGTCAGGAACATCAGTACCTGCAACGGTAAATATGGGTTCTTTCGGACCGTAATGCGGGAGGATTTCGAAACTATGATCTGCTTTGCTCAGGAAGATTAATATCAACCCAGGGCCAAGCAATAGAGCGAAAAGCAGTAAATATTTCCGTCTCTCAGAAGATTTGTTCATTGTTTGTTATGGCTGAAATTCAAGCCATACGTCATTCAAGTGGCTAGACTCTGTAACGCCAATAAAAAGCAGATAAAGAATAAAAATGGCGTATGGTATGAGTATAACATATCTCAGCGACTTTCGTTCATCACCGAGGTGCATAAATACAAGAACGATGTACCCGGCTTTAACAAGGGTCATTACAATGAATGACCACTTAACAACCGGCCAGAAATCTGTACCCTGCTTGATAAAGATTCCTAAAGCCACCTCTACCGTTGTAATCACCGATAGGAGAATAGTTACAAAATAAATTTTCTTTCGAATCTGCTTTCCATGAGCCTCGTCATGACGGGCATCAACTGAATAACTATCGTTTACAATAAGGTCGTCGCGCTCCATAGTAGTAGATTTATATCAGGTAAAAGAAAGTAAAGACAAATACCCATACCAAGTCAACAAAGTGCCAGTACAAACCTGTCTTTTCAACCATCTCGTAATGGCCGCGTTTCTCGTAAACTCCATTAATGACACCAAAGAATACAATGATGTTAATCAAGACTCCACTGAATACGTGGAAACCATGAAATCCCGTTATAAAGAAGAAAAAGTTAGCGTACTGTGGTGGACCATATTCATTGATGGTCATATTAGCACCTTGCACATAATCGATTCTATCATTGAAAAGTGAAACCGCCTTATCTCCTATAATCGTCGATTCGTTATCTTCTCCCTTATTGGCAATGAGGGCGAAACCTTCAAATTCTGCGGCAGTCATTCCATGTGGAATCTCTTCAGCCAAGAAATATTGAGCATTGTCTTCAGTCGTGATATATCCACCCGAGCCGTGTATAAAGTGGCTCCATTCCCAAGCTTGGGATCCTAAGAAGATAAATCCTCCAACGATCGTCAAGGCCAACCACTTGGTAACACCCTTTCGGTCCATTCTATGTCCAGCCTCAACGGCCAGAACCATTGTAACGGAACTAATGATGAGAATGAAGGTCATTAAGGCTACATAAATAAGCGGGAAATTTCCATGTAGTCCTGGAAGTGCGTGAAATACTTCTTCACCGATCGGCCATGCACCTGTGTAGGCTTGGCGAGCGTAGCCGTACGCTACAAGGAGTCCGGAAAAGGTTAAGGCATCTGAGACGAGGAAAAACCACATCATCATTTTACCATAGCTCACACTGAAAGGCGAACGTCCGCCGCCCCAAAGAACTGTTTTATCAATAGCTTTAGTAGCTTCTCCTGCCATTGCTCAAAATTTTGTGCAAGTTTAGTGAATTAAAAGCAAAAAGAGCAACAAATAGAGCCATAGTCCGTCGACAAAATGCCAGTAAATAGCACCCAATCTTAATCGCAAATTGCTTAATCCCTTTTTCTTTCCAAGTTGAGAGACGATAAGAATACCGGCTAAAAACAGAATTCCGCCTAGCACGTGGAGTAGGTGGACAAAACTCAAAATGTAGATGTAACTCGCTGTGGAGTTGCTATACACGGCAATTTCATCGAGCAAGGGCTTCTCTCTCAAGTCGTCATTTGGTAAATAATATTCTCCTTCTTCAAACACCAATTCTTGGCCCTGAAAGGATATAGTGTAGTCTTCTCCGTAGACTCCGTCTAAATTATCAATGTGACCCGAGAGGTAACTGCCTTGACCGATCAATTCATTCCAACCCATATATTGGCTGACGCCAAACCCAAGACCCAGAAGTAAGGTAACTCCTAATAATGCAGTGGCTTTACTCTCTTTTCCTTCATTGGAAGCATTGACCGCCAATTTAATCGTCAAGCTACTTAACAAAATGAGAATAGTACTGATGTAAAAAGCGTTGGGCATGGATATATTCACCCAAATCTCGTTGTACGAACTAATGACATATGCACTCGAAAAACCCGCAAAGAGCATCACGATGCTAAATATGCCAATGTAGAGCACCATTTTTTTCGTGCGCTCATTGCTTGGTGATTGTTCCACCGCCTGAATATTTATTGAAGTTGCCATAAGTTAAAATTTGTCGATTAATAAGATCAACTGAGCGATAGGCAAGTAGAAGAACGAAGCAAACATAACCGCTCGAGCAGATTTGTCGGATTTCGTTCTGAGTAGTTTAAAAGCAGGTATTGCGAATGCTATTCCCACCAAAGCAAGTGCAATGGCAGCAATTGGTCCGATAAGATCAAAAGCCCAAGGCAAAAGAGAAACAGGAATTAAAAACAGCGCGTAGAGTAATATCAAAAAAGCGCTTTGTCCATCCTTTCCTTTGGAAGGCAAAAGATGGTATCCTGCCTTCTGGTAATCTTCGTGAGAAACCCATGCAATGGCCCAAAAATGCGGAAACTGCCACATAAATTGCATAGCAAAAAGAAGTCCTGCGTAGAGGTCGAAATCGGCAGTAGCTGCCACATAACCCAACATGGGTGGTATGGCACCGGGAAAAGCTCCTACAAATACGGCGATGGATGAATATCGCTTGAGAGGAGTATAAAGCAATACGTAACTGAACAAGGCCAGCGCTCCTAAAACTGCAGCGAGCTGATTAAACATGAAAAAAAGCATTACCAAACCAGCCACACCCATGGCAGTGGCCAAAAGAAGTGATTCAATCACGCTCATCGTTCCTTGGGGAAGAGGACGATTTTTAGTGCGATTCATGAGGGCATCCACATCTCGCTCTATGACTTGATTAAACCCGTTTGAAGCTCCTGTCACCAAGACACCGCTCAGTGAAAGCCAAAAAACCTCAATCCATGAAAACGTAACAGCCCCTATTCCATAGCCAATTATAGAAGAGATGACTACTAAAGAAGTGAGTCGCAGTTTGGCAAAAGCCGCATATGCTCCGAGCTTAGCTCTCACGATAACAGGAAAAGATTTAGATGCAGAATTGGCAAGCATTTAATCAAAAAAATTCGAGTGCAAAGATACTTATTTTTTGAGGACGCTTCCTTAAAAGTCCGTGTAGGTTCGGAAGAGTTCTGTTGCCAAACGAACACCAAAGATGTGCTCGTTGTTTACACTTGAACCTTCTTGATCCAATCGGCGATAGATATAATATGCCGAAGCCCTCAAATTTATTTTTCGATTGAGAATAATTCCTGCCGCTACCCTCTGATAGAATAACTTCGATTGGATCCCTTGCCCTATTTCGTTCCCATAGATCTCAGCCGGATTGGCATAACTGCGGTAGATATCTCCACCTAAGTTCAGCGTATCAGGATCTCTACCGTATAGCGCGAAATTCCACTGTCCTTCAAAAAAGTAATCCTCTTTTTCATAGTAAGCCTGTATGAGTCCCTCATAAAAATTAGTACCAAGAGGATGCGCCAAAGGCTGATTGTAATGTCCAAAGTTTTGCAGAACACTCCCGTGAGTGTACGTAAATGGTCTCGCCAAATTGAACTCTCCGCGCAGAAAAGATTTTTCCAAACCAAAAACATCAAAAGACTTAAAGCCAATTTGAGCTCCCCATTTATTTCCCCACCAGCCGTCCCTGGCTCTGAATTCGCTCAATAGAAACTCATCAAAAACCAGCTGGCCATAAAACATCATTTTCGAAGTAGCCTTGAAAGAAAGGTCCAAACCGATAATAGCATTGTCAGGAGAACCAATGGAGAACTCTACGGGTCGAAAGAAAATAATAGGATTAAGGTAATTCGGGTCAAATCCTCTTTCAGAGAGCGTGTCACTGCCCTGCCAAATGATGGTTTCGAATAGGCCCACATTGAACCGTGGTGAAATAGCCCAATTGAAATAATGGGTAGAAGAAAACTTATCTCGGTAAGCCGAAGGTCTTGAAGGGTCGGCCGAGATATCCTGAAGTGCGCTAAAAAGATTAATATACTTGATATTCCAGACGTTCGTCTCGATTTTCAAGTAGGGATAATTATAAGCTGCATCGCTTAAAAAAAGGGATCGATGTCCATTCCCGAAAAAGTTTTTTCCGTATCCGAGCTCAAAAGTGAAAAAGTCATTTGCTCTAAAATTCAAGGCTGCCGTTGGCATTATAAAAGCACTTCCGCCCGACGACAAATTTCTGCCGCGCGAAGGAAGGACACCCAAACTATCCGTAAATACATTTAGATATTGAGGCTGGGCCAATACACCGCCGACCAAGTCAGCATTGAATTTGAATTTCCCTTTTGATGCAGAAATAGCAAAGCCTCCACTCGCTTCATAGATTGCATCAGCTTGTGTAGAGTAACCTCCTTCTAACTGAACGATCGGAAGGATCCCAAATCCTGCTTGTCCTGAATCAGGTTTCGACCAAAAGCTAAAATCAGCTGAATTAAGGAGAGGCGAGCTGCCCGAATCAAGCACGGCTTCATACCAATGACCTCGCACTGAGGTAAATGATCTTTTAGAAATGGAGTATACTTCTTGACTTTCAAGAAATAAGCCTTGAGAACTTGCTTGCCCTGAAAGACCAAGAATCGCAGTGATAATAGAGAGTCTAAGCCTCAGTTGCTTCAGAAACTTTTTGTTTGGACTTCCAGAACCTGAACAAGAAAACAGTGTGAACAAGGGCAAAACTTATCAGCATCATTGAGAAAAAGGCAACCGTAGGACTGTAACCCTTAAATCCTAGTGAAACCAAAGGCACAGCGATAACGACCAAATATAGGTACAATGCAGTGAACACATGGCCATATCCGCTATCTATAAGTTGGTGGTGAATGTGATTTCTATCGGGCGAAAAGGGTGAGCGACCTTTCAATATTCTCAAGGTAAAAACTCGCAGCGTATCTACGAGCGGGTAGGCCAGGACACTTAATGCAAAAACTGCAGATGATACATTCTCAGTCCACCCATCGAGGAGCCGAGTATCAGTCTCAATGCATTTCATCGCCATTACAAATACAAAGGCGCCGATAAACAGAGAGCCCGAGTCTCCCATAAAAATCTTAGCAGGCGAAAAATTAAACAGTAAAAACCCTCCTAACGATCCTGCCAAGACGAAAGCCATCATACTAAAGTCGTATTGATACGTGCCGTAAAACCAAAGACCGAAGTAAACGGAACAGATAAACCCTGTTCCCGCGGCCAATCCGTCGCTACCATCTATCAAATTAATGGCATTCACAATAACGATATATGTGAAAACTGAAAGACCAACACTGGCCCATTCGGGAATCTCGTAAATACCGAAAACACCGTGCATACCCATTATTCTGATATCCGCCATGACTACCAGAATGAAACCCACGATAACATGACCAATGAGTTTTTTCATAGGCGCAACGCCAATGATATCATCCTTCACACCAATAAAGAAGAGCAAAATAGTCGCAGCAATCAAAAACTTGAAGTCACTAACAGACTCTGAAAAATGGTGGAGACTCCCAAAATAATTCAGGTTATCCGACGGAAACCAAAGCGAGTATGCGAAGATGCTGGCGGCGAAAATGATAATACCCCCAATAGTAGGAGTGCTTTTTCGGTGCTTCTTTCTCTCCTCATTAGGATCGTCTACGAGCTTCTTCATCTTAGCCACTTTGATGAGGGAAGGAGTAGTGAGGAGAACGACAAAAAAAGACGTCACAAAACCTAGGACAATCTCTTTCATAAAGTAATAGTGTTATTTAAAAATATTTTCAAAAGTCGCGATAAATATTGGACAATGCCGTTCTGATACCCATATACCAAAATCCATTCGCACTTTCATCATTTTCTATACTCTCACTCCTATATGTATACCCCGTATATACCTGAAAGTTACAGCTTGGATTAAAGATATAACCAATTTGCAAATCAGTATTTAAAACTTCTTGCAGAGTCTCATTAGGCGAGAATTCATCGGAAACTTCCGAATTTGTATAGACTGACTTTAAACGGCCAAAAATTCGGTTGTGGTAATAAGTGATTACCCCAACCACTTCAGAGAAGTCTCGTCCAAGAACGTGCCCAAGGGGCTGATTGAAGTGATAGGCGGATTGAAGATTGTTAGGATTTCTAGTCGCACTATTGCTTGATTGATTGAACTCGGCTTGAAAATCGAAACGATCGAAAATTCCTGACCAGCGGCCTCCAATTTGAAAACCATCTAGATTGACACGCCCACTGCTCGAAAGAACCTGTCCATAAATTTTGACCGTTGGAATGATGAACCAAGCGGCATTGAGACCGAGCCTGGCATTATTTTCTTCATCGTCCAACCCGAGTATTGCCGAGTTCATCCCTGGAATGGGTATCAATGCTCTGTAGTCGAAGGGTTGGCTTCCTAAGCTGTCGTCGAAGACTTTCCAAATCACCTCTTCAAAAAATCCGAGCTCCAGATTGGGAAGCGGCTTAAAGGACAGGTAATTCCAAGAGGCTACTTTCCGTTTGAAAATTGCTTCAGGAGTTTCTCCTTGAGGTAGTCTTTCCAAATTTTGCAACAGGGCCAGCGTGTACCGATGTTGAAGTCGCCCTTCAATCGCATCTATCTCATAAGAAGCAAAGGGATAATTATGTGCATTGTCTGAAAGAAGCAGCGACCTATATCCGTGACCTATAAACTGCTTATAATGACCAAAAGACAGATTTAGCCAGTCAGCAGCCTCAATTCCTACGAATCCGCTTGCCATGCTATAATCGTAACCTCCTTCGCCGAAAGGTTTTATTCTTCCCGAACCCGGAAAGACTTGGGTCGAATCCACAAACCTATTGATGTACGCAGCATACCTACCTTGATTTTCTCTAAAATCAGTATAGAAATAAACATTCTTACCGATCTGTCCTTGAACGGCGAAACCACGAGTGTTTTGAAACAAAGAGGTTTCCTCACGATCGGCACTTATTTGATCTAACGTTTCACGCCCAAACCCAAAATCGAACAAGAAATCAGCGTAAATTTTGAAATCGGGTTTGTCGAGCTCAATCAGGTGAGCACTGAAAATTTTCTCGGTAATCTTGTAATAGTATTCAGCAGTATCTTTCGCAAATCCAGAGACTCGAGAAACGTCGGCGTCACTCATCAAAATAGGTTTGGCACCACTGTGAACGGTAGCCTGAGAACCAAGACCAACCCTCTCCTGCCTTAGTTGTGAAAGCCTGTCGAAAGGAAGCGTGTAAACTTGGGAGAAAGAATTTATCCCAAGGGTGCATAATATAAGAATGAGGATGAACCTCAGCATAATCAGGCTTTAACTAAAGAGGCTTTAAAATCTTGATAAACACTCCTTATACCTTCCTCCAATGATACTTGAGCAGTCCAACCGAGTTGGTTGATTTTAGAAACATCCATGAGTTTGCGTGGTGTGCCATCCGGTTTTGACCGGTCGAATTCCAGACGACCGTCAAATCCCACAATATCGGCAATAAGATGAGCCAGATCAGCAATAGATATTTCCTCTCCGATTCCAACATTCACAAACTCCTTTCCATCGTAATTTTCCATCAAGTAAATGCAAGCCTCTGCCATATCGTCTACATGGAGAAATTCCCTTTTGGGCGTTCCCGAACCCCAAATCTCTACCGCACTTGAACCAGATTCTTTGGCTTCATGGAATTTGCGCAATAGCGCTGGTAAAACATGAGAGTTCTTTAGATCGTAATTGTCATTAGGCCCGTAAAGATTGGTGGGCATGGCGGAGATATAATTGCAACCATATTGGTCGCGATAAGCTTCACACATTTTTATACCTGCAATCTTTGCAATGGCATAAGGCTCATTGGTAGGCTCGAGCAAACCAGTAAGCAAGTATTCTTCCTTCAACGGTTGGGGGGCCAACTTCGGATAGATGCAAGATGATCCCAAAAAGAGGAGCTTTTTAACTCCGGCTCTGTAAGAAGCATCGATCACGTTGAGTTCTATAGCCAGATTATCGTGAATGAATTCAGCCCGATACGTATCATTGGCGCTTATGCCCCCTACTTTGGCTGCAGCCAAAAAGACGTACTCAGGTTTTTCTTCTTCAAAGAAAAAAGTAACCGCTGTTTTGTCTCTGAGATCAAGTTCGCTTGATGTTTTTCCGATTAGGTTGGTATACCCGGATTCTTGAAGCGCACGAAAAATCGCACTACCTACCATCCCACGATGACCTGCTACGTATACTTTAGCTTCTTTATTCACTACTCGTTATAGTTCATTACCGCATGACCACCGTCTAAAAGGTACTTGTCCCTTTTGAATAGATCGAGGTCAGCCTCAACCATTTCCTTGATCAACTCTTCAATATTGTATTTATGGTGCCAATTCAATTTTTGCTGCGCCTTGGTTGGATCACCAATAAGGAGATCTACCTCGGTAGGCCGATAATACTTTGTGTCGACTTTGATGAGGACTTTTCCCGTTGCCTCGTCATATCCTTCTTCCTTCTCTTTCTCTCCACGCCATTTTATCTTGATTCCAACATGAGAAAAAGCATTTTCGATGAAAAACCTAACGCTATATGTCTTGCCCGTTGCCAATACAAAATCTTCGGGCTTATCGTGCTGAAGCATTAGCCACATTCCTTCTACATAATCTCTGGCATGTCCCCAATCTCTTTTGGCATCGAGGTTCCCCACAAAGAGTCTCTCTTGTAATCCCAATTTAATTCGGGCAACGGCTCTCGTTACTTTTCTGGTTAGAAATGTCTCACCTCTCAACGGACTTTCGTGATTAAAAAGAATTCCATTTACCGCAAAGAGATTATAAGCTTCTCGGTAGTTTTTAATTATCCAAAACGCGTAGAGTTTAGCCACGGCATATGGGCTTCTCGGATAGAAGGGTGTACTTTCTGACTGTGGCGTTTCTTGTACCAAGCCATATAGCTCACTGGTTGATGCCTGATAAATTCTTGTCTTCTTTTCTAAACCTAATATTCGAACCGCCTCGAGAATTCGGAGGACACCCATCCCGTCTACATTAGCAGTGTATTCCGGAGTTTCAAATGAAACCTGAACATGTGATTGAGCACCCAAATTATAGATCTCATCAGGTTGTATCTCTTGAATCAGTCGGATGATATTTGAGGCATCGGTTAGATCGCCGTAATGCAAGAAAAAGTTGACATCCTTTTCGTGACGGTCCTTGTACAAGTGGTCAACTCTATCTGTATTGAAGAGTGAACTCCGCCGCTTGATTCCGTGAACTTCGTAACCCTTATCAAGCAGAAGTTCTGAGAGATAAGCTCCATCCTGTCCGGTTACACCGGTTATTAAGGCTACTTTTCTTGACATGTCCTAATTTTTTGCAAAAGTAAAAAGAATACGTTCTTCCCTGCTTAGTATCCCGAGCCTGAACCTGAAACACTTTCGATCGGATGCCAGGTTGTTTTGATTTCTTGAAGGTCCATTATTCGCTGCGGTGATTGAGAGGCTTTAGCTTCTGAATTGTAAAATTTTGTCCGCTTTACATTGTCAGAGGCAT comes from Cryomorphaceae bacterium 1068 and encodes:
- a CDS encoding homocysteine S-methyltransferase family protein; the protein is MRQPKPSGNEIKNILRNRVMVLDGAMGTMIQRHTLEEEDFRGDRFKDHPHSLKGNNDLLSLTRPDIIKEIHSLYFEAGADIAETNTFSSTQIAQADYHLESAVYDLNVASARLAREAADSFTAKEPDKPRFVAGSMGPTNRTASLSPDVNDPGYRAVTFDQLKENYAQQAKALIEGGVDMLLVETVFDTLNAKAALFAIDEVFDELNLELPIMVSGTITDASGRTLSGQTTEAFLISLEHMPLLSIGLNCALGAAQLRPYLKVLAEKSPFAVSAHPNAGLPNEFGEYDQTPEEMASEVGEFLEAGFLNIVGGCCGTTPDHIHALAEAAKNRKPRMGFVAHTEVTNV
- a CDS encoding DUF420 domain-containing protein yields the protein MTGAGVEKKSKPWIIVLSIAVPIVVAILFTVKIEGYDTSFLPPIYATLNGLTALFLIGGVVSIKNKKIETHKKLMTSAIAFSALFLVLYVIYHSTSDSTSFGGEGWIRPVYFTLLISHILLSIIIIPLVLLTYVRALAEKFDKHRKIARITFPIWLYVAISGVVVYLMISPYYV
- a CDS encoding SCO family protein, translating into MNKSSERRKYLLLFALLLGPGLILIFLSKADHSFEILPHYGPKEPIFTVAGTDVPDTIYHTVPDFSFTSQFGETITMQDFEGDIMVVDFFFTTCPTICPIMTKQMARLQWMLEDTAYDDVSFLSHTVNPTNDTPEVLLEYGKEQGADFEKWTFVTGDQEEIFQQGFEGYLLSTQEDSGAPGGFLHSSMFVLVDRARHIRGFYDGTSSKEVDDLVTDIKMLKKEETLKESEKVSS
- a CDS encoding cytochrome C oxidase subunit IV family protein produces the protein MERDDLIVNDSYSVDARHDEAHGKQIRKKIYFVTILLSVITTVEVALGIFIKQGTDFWPVVKWSFIVMTLVKAGYIVLVFMHLGDERKSLRYVILIPYAIFILYLLFIGVTESSHLNDVWLEFQP
- a CDS encoding cytochrome c oxidase subunit 3, yielding MAGEATKAIDKTVLWGGGRSPFSVSYGKMMMWFFLVSDALTFSGLLVAYGYARQAYTGAWPIGEEVFHALPGLHGNFPLIYVALMTFILIISSVTMVLAVEAGHRMDRKGVTKWLALTIVGGFIFLGSQAWEWSHFIHGSGGYITTEDNAQYFLAEEIPHGMTAAEFEGFALIANKGEDNESTIIGDKAVSLFNDRIDYVQGANMTINEYGPPQYANFFFFITGFHGFHVFSGVLINIIVFFGVINGVYEKRGHYEMVEKTGLYWHFVDLVWVFVFTFFYLI
- the cyoE gene encoding heme o synthase; translation: MRAKLGAYAAFAKLRLTSLVVISSIIGYGIGAVTFSWIEVFWLSLSGVLVTGASNGFNQVIERDVDALMNRTKNRPLPQGTMSVIESLLLATAMGVAGLVMLFFMFNQLAAVLGALALFSYVLLYTPLKRYSSIAVFVGAFPGAIPPMLGYVAATADFDLYAGLLFAMQFMWQFPHFWAIAWVSHEDYQKAGYHLLPSKGKDGQSAFLILLYALFLIPVSLLPWAFDLIGPIAAIALALVGIAFAIPAFKLLRTKSDKSARAVMFASFFYLPIAQLILLIDKF
- a CDS encoding MraY family glycosyltransferase, yielding MKEIVLGFVTSFFVVLLTTPSLIKVAKMKKLVDDPNEERKKHRKSTPTIGGIIIFAASIFAYSLWFPSDNLNYFGSLHHFSESVSDFKFLIAATILLFFIGVKDDIIGVAPMKKLIGHVIVGFILVVMADIRIMGMHGVFGIYEIPEWASVGLSVFTYIVIVNAINLIDGSDGLAAGTGFICSVYFGLWFYGTYQYDFSMMAFVLAGSLGGFLLFNFSPAKIFMGDSGSLFIGAFVFVMAMKCIETDTRLLDGWTENVSSAVFALSVLAYPLVDTLRVFTLRILKGRSPFSPDRNHIHHQLIDSGYGHVFTALYLYLVVIAVPLVSLGFKGYSPTVAFFSMMLISFALVHTVFLFRFWKSKQKVSEATEA
- a CDS encoding GDP-L-fucose synthase; this encodes MNKEAKVYVAGHRGMVGSAIFRALQESGYTNLIGKTSSELDLRDKTAVTFFFEEEKPEYVFLAAAKVGGISANDTYRAEFIHDNLAIELNVIDASYRAGVKKLLFLGSSCIYPKLAPQPLKEEYLLTGLLEPTNEPYAIAKIAGIKMCEAYRDQYGCNYISAMPTNLYGPNDNYDLKNSHVLPALLRKFHEAKESGSSAVEIWGSGTPKREFLHVDDMAEACIYLMENYDGKEFVNVGIGEEISIADLAHLIADIVGFDGRLEFDRSKPDGTPRKLMDVSKINQLGWTAQVSLEEGIRSVYQDFKASLVKA
- the gmd gene encoding GDP-mannose 4,6-dehydratase, which encodes MSRKVALITGVTGQDGAYLSELLLDKGYEVHGIKRRSSLFNTDRVDHLYKDRHEKDVNFFLHYGDLTDASNIIRLIQEIQPDEIYNLGAQSHVQVSFETPEYTANVDGMGVLRILEAVRILGLEKKTRIYQASTSELYGLVQETPQSESTPFYPRSPYAVAKLYAFWIIKNYREAYNLFAVNGILFNHESPLRGETFLTRKVTRAVARIKLGLQERLFVGNLDAKRDWGHARDYVEGMWLMLQHDKPEDFVLATGKTYSVRFFIENAFSHVGIKIKWRGEKEKEEGYDEATGKVLIKVDTKYYRPTEVDLLIGDPTKAQQKLNWHHKYNIEELIKEMVEADLDLFKRDKYLLDGGHAVMNYNE